One genomic window of Arachis stenosperma cultivar V10309 chromosome 10, arast.V10309.gnm1.PFL2, whole genome shotgun sequence includes the following:
- the LOC130955212 gene encoding homeobox-leucine zipper protein ATHB-12-like: MMDGDDEYIQASKGKNVESFTCSEVALPQNKNAKKKKSKIENKRRFSDEQIRSLECIFESESKLEPRKKIQLARDLGLQPRQVAIWFQNRRARWKSKRIEQEYRKLKDEYDCLASRFESLKKEKDSLQLELKKLNDLMVVSASHHDGRRQEKVIAKGSITDDGGSGSPHSNWRPNEEEEEAKTSFSNEGVDDDTVPLPSDDKPDEEREHHRHHHHQVMRMDDEEQHLEIPLESLEKWYSEDPSGILDQSCSTSQWLDFWT; this comes from the exons ATGATGGATGGTGATGATGAGTATATTCAAGCATCTAAAGGGAAGAATGTTGAAAGTTTCACATGTTCAGAAGTAGCACTACCACAGAACAAAAATGCtaagaagaaaaagagtaagATAGAGAACAAGAGAAGATTCAGTGATGAGCAAATTAGATCACTTGAGTGCATATTTGAGTCAGAGTCCAAGCTTGAGCCAAGGAAGAAGATTCAGCTAGCAAGAGATCTTGGATTGCAGCCAAGGCAAGTTGCTATATGGTTTCAGAACAGAAGGGCACGGTGGAAATCAAAACGAATAGAGCAAGAATATAGGAAGCTTAAAGATGAATATGACTGCTTAGCTTCTCGCTTTGAGTCTCTAAAGAAAGAGAAGGACTCCTTACAATTAGAG CTAAAGAAGCTGAATGATTTGATGGTGGTATCAGCATCTCATCATGATGGAAGAAGACAAGAGAAGGTTATTGCAAAGGGAAGTATCACAGATGATGGTGGTTCAGGAAGTCCTCACAGCAATTGGAGGCCTaacgaagaagaagaggaagcaaAGACAAGTTTTTCAAATGAGGGTGTTGATGATGACACAGTACCTTTACCTTCTGATGATAAACCTGATGAGGAAAGAGAGCACCACCGccatcaccaccaccaagtTATGAGAATGGATGATGAGGAGCAGCATTTAGAGATTCCTTTGGAATCACTTGAGAAATGGTACAGTGAGGATCCAAGTGGAATCTTGGATCAATCATGTAGCACTTCACAATGGTTGGATTTCTGGActtga